Below is a genomic region from Molothrus aeneus isolate 106 chromosome 5, BPBGC_Maene_1.0, whole genome shotgun sequence.
GTCCAATGGAAGCGCTGCTTTCTGATACCAGCGATTTGCATAAGGGCCCTATAAATACGGCAGTAATCGCATTAACCAGCACTCCGCTGTGACCGCGCAGCCTTGGGAGAGCAGCCATGCCCGAGCCGGCCAAGTCCGCCCCCGCGCCCAAGAAGGGCTCCAAGAAAGCCGTCACCAAGACGCAGAAGAAGGGCGACAAGAAGCGCAAGAAGAGCCGCAAGGAGAGCTACTCCATCTACGTGTACAAGGTGCTGAAGCAGGTGCACCCCGACACGGGCATCTCGTCCAAGGCCATGGGCATCATGAACTCCTTCGTCAACGACATCTTCGAGCGCATCGCGGGCGAGGCCTCGCGCCTGGCGCACTACAACAAGCGCTCCACCATCACCTCGCGGGAGATCCAGACGGCCGTGCGCCTGCTGCTGCCCGGCGAGCTGGCCAAGCACGCCGTGTCCGAGGGCACCAAGGCTGTCACCAAGTACACCAGCTCCAAGTAGGGCGCCTCGGACCGTCACTCTCAACCCAAAGGCTCTTTTCAGAGCCACcaatattttcaataaaagGGCTGAATCAGTGCTTTTAGTGGGGAGGTATGTAAATAGCTTAACATTTGCACGTTAATTTCTAGATCATGTGGTTCTCTAGCAAGTTTTATTATACCTACTAAATTTTTAAGAAGCTTACTTTGTCTATGCGCGTTATTATAAACTCCCTTTTTCAAAACTCCTAATCCGGTTCCTTCTAAAAAGGGACTTTGAAGCAGCAACAACTTGTCCAATTCCAAGTCCCGTGGGGAAGGTGAAATTGTTTAAATTTTCTAAGGGTTAAATGCCTTTTACTCAAAACATGTAGCACATACTTTAAATGCACTaaagcagtaaaacaaaaaaaaaaaaggtttttctgtCTTGGCGGCTTAATTCAGAGGCGGGTCTGTCTACGTAGTAGGATTAGATTTTCTCAACGGCAGCGTTTCGGGCTTAAAACACCCATGTTCCAGAGTCACGCAGGAGATAACTGCCGAGAAAAGGGCTCTCAGTGATTTACTGCAGGATTTAAAGGGAGCCGGGGAGAACCGGAGCGTGGGGCGCAGCCCTTCCTGCCCCGCCGCGGCACCGGAGCTCCGCTGCAGCTGTCGCCGGGCGGGGCCGTGGCACGGCCCTCACGTTCCCCGTCCTTGCTCCGATCCCCTGCCCGCCTTTCGCAGCTCCCCCGGctgggagggaaagagggagggagcGAGGGCCGATGCGGCTCCGTGCGTCACCGTccggccgggctggggctcGGCCGCGGGGGGGTCAGGGCCCCGGAGGGCGGAGCGGCGGGAAGGCGGCGCGGGCCCAATCGCGGCCCAACGCGGCACTTTCAAACTGCCCCGGGCACCGGAGCAAAGGGCGCTCGCCGCTCCGCCGACACCGCCTCCCTTCGCTCCGGGCGGCGCTGGTCAGTGAGCAGGGGCGGGGCGGGCACAGCTGTTATCGCAGCGCTCCCAAACTGCACCCAGGGACACGCTTCCTTTTAAAGGGAGCCCTAATCTCCCACGCAGGCGCTACCGAGCGCCCTCGTAcccaaaatctgaattttattaACGCCCTGTAAACTCCCACCAAAATCTTTAAGTGATTTGGGGTTGCTGGTGTAAGACCGTAGTGTTTCAGTTCTTTTTAAGAGTAAGTGGGTGGCTCTTAAAAGAGCCTTTGGGTTTATTTAGATGAGTAGACTCTCAAATTTCTCTCAGGCACCTTACTTCTTTTTGGGCGCCGCCTTCTTCGCCTTGGCCGCTTTGGGTTTGGCTGCCTTGGGCTTGGCCGCTTTGGGCTTCACGGCCTTTGCCTTAGCCGGGCTCTTGGCCGCCTTCTTGGGGCGCCCAGCCTTGGCGGCTTTCTTGGGGCTCTTCGCTGCTTTCTTGGCCGCGGCGGCCGCCGGCTTCTTGGCCTTCTTGGGGCTCTTTTTCACCGCCGCCGCTTTCTTGGGCTTCTTGGCAGCGCTGGCGGGCTTCTTGGCCGCCGGCTTCTTGGGCTTGGCTGCGGGCTTCTTCTTAGTCGCCTTTTCTTTTGTCTCCCCTGGCTTCTTGTTCAGCTTGAAAGAGCCGGAGGCGCCGGTGCCCTTGGTCTGCACCAGGGTGCCTTTGCTGACGAGACTCTTGAGCCCCAGCTTGATGCGGCTGTTGTTCTTCTCCACATCGTAGCCGCCGGCGGCCAGCGCCTTCTTGAGCGCGGCGAGCGAGAGCCCCTTGCGCTCCTTGGAGGCGGACACGGCCTTGGTGATCAGCTCGGTGACGCTGGGCCCCGCGGGCTTGCGGGCTTTGGAGCCGCTCGCCGCCTTCTTCGGCTTCTTGGCGGCGGCCTTGGCGCCGGGAGCGGAGACGGCGGGAGCGGCGACGGGCGCGGTCTCGGACATGGTGCCGGCCGGGTCCGGAGCCGGGCAGAGCACTGGGCCTGCAGCGAGTCGGCGGCCTGGCTTTTATAGAGCGAGCCGCGCGCTGATTGGCGCGCTGCagggcccgccccgccgcccggcTGGAAGGTGCCTTCGCCCCGCTCGGTTTGTGTTTCTTAGGAGCCAAAAAGGGCCCTTTTTAGAGGAATTTCCGCCACCGACCCCCCCCCAGTTCGCAGCGGCGTGGAGAAGAAAGACTCTTGTTCCCCTCGGCCGAGTTTCCTTTCGAAGAGGCAACGGGTGAGCTAAAAAAGAGGCGATAAACACTGAGTCCTGGACCTGAACAGACCTCCGGAGACAgaaacttttgtttttccttctaaataaaATCCGCGATGTCGGGAACTAGATTTccaaagtaattaattaatgttCTTTAAAGGGTCTTCTCTTAATCTGAACTGAAAAGGAGGGATTTAGATCGATATTTTAGTCGCAATTTGATTTCAAAGAGGAGTAAGTAACACAGGCTCATCCTGAGCACTGAATATGGATTAGAAATTAGCTCCTTTGTCCAAAATCATTTAcctctttcaaaataattaagagaaattaaattagtGCGTTATGCAGCAAGACCAGGAGCAGGTTAAAGTCCCGTGAAGGGCTCTTTGTCCCACCGAAGGAGGTGACTTTTTACAGCACAGCAGTTTGTGCTGTGTTGCTCAGTGTACACAATGCAGACATGGTTCCCTCGTCCTCTGCTACAGAAATACTCACTTTCTTAATAAATTAGGTGGCATAAAAACTTAACACGGCCAATttttgttaataataataaccagTGCCCTATCATTTCATAGTATATCCGTTTTATATTTTGATACAGCTGGATTGGCAAAAATCTGAGTCATCATTGTTTAAGGagacactgctgcagctgattTCCCTATTACTTGAACAAATTAAAACTTGCTCAAGTGATCAGTTAGGATTCCTCTTTCACAGCAATTTCCtaaatattccattttcttACTGTTCAATGTCTGATCCCTACATTGGAATTAATACTAAAAATGGCATGTCTTGATGTATCTGCTACACTGGAACAGCTGGCTGCTAAGCAAGAGGGAGGACAGTCTTCAGAAGCACTTTTCCAAGACCaagtttcaattaaaaataaatacacattgTTTTTCAGAGTACAAAGCATTAAAAGAAGTATTCTCTGACATGTTTATTAATGCCTATAACCCATTGTTTTGACAGAGGCCTGTAAACTCCTTTTTACCTCATGATATTGTAACTGTTGGTGATACTAAAATTCTGGACAGTGTTACGATTTCAAGTAATTTATGCTTTCAAATggataattattaaaatatgttttttgaTTAATAATAGCATATTTTTGGTTTCTATTTCAACATACTTATGGTTTATATTTAGCACTATGTAGAAGATAGACTCAAAACTGGCAACAGTCCTTTCCACCTCAGATTGCCTGGGTCTTGTGATGAACAATTATTCTCAAACTCCTTCAGATTTGAAGCAGAAAATGGGGTCAGCAGCTCAAAGATTTTTAATAAGAAGTAAGGATTAGTAACTCAGAATGCCTTTTAATACAaaataacaacagcaaaaccaaattaaaaaaaaaaaccgaaACATAACAAAAAACTTCCAACAACATCTGTAGGTCTAAAAGTTGtttggaggggacagggctgtttTTAAAGACATCATTGAATTATCTGAACTTCACAGAGGGTCGAGCTGCAAAAGGAGAGGCACGATACGGGTGGGGGTTCTTTCCTACAGTCTTAACAAACTTTCTAACCCCCATCAGCACaaaatgatttattttactACACAGTagatttttcaaagttttaatattaatttaagaGCTCAGATACAAAGTATTCGGGGCGGTTTGGTTGGGGACTTTTTTCCAAGAGCTAGAATTAAAAGGGTTTGGGGCGTTtaagggggagggggggggaatTGCTCGTTTCAGTTACATTTTAGGTTTTGAGAAGGGGGGGGAGGAGAaatgtttagttttttttttttttttttttttttgctaggaTGTACAGCTCCTTTTATGAGGAAGTGGGTGGCTCTGAAAAGAGCCTTTGGGTTACTTTTGAGGTTGGGATCGCTCCTCGGACTTGTTTCACTTGCTTTTCGCCTTGTGGCTGTCGGTCTTCTTGGGCAGCAGCACGGCCTGGATGTTGGGCAGCACGCCGCCCTGCGCGATCGTCACCTTGCCCAGCAGCTTGTTGAGCTCCTCGTCGTTGCGGATGGCGAGCTGCAGGTGGCGGGGGATGATGCGCGTCTTCTTGTTGTCGCGGGCCGCGTTGCCCGCCAGCTCCAGGATCTCGGCCGTCAGGTACTCCAGCACGGCCGCCAGGTACACCGGCGCGCCGGCGCCCACGCGCTCCGCGTAGTTGCCCTTGCGCAGCAGCCGGTGCACGCGGCCCACGGGGAACTGCAGCCCGGCCCGCGACGAGCGCGACTTGGCCTTGGCCCGCGCCTTGCCGCCCTGCTTCCCGCGCCCGGACATGgctcccgctgccgccgctccgACACGGACACCGCCCGAGCCGCCTGACGCGGTCACGTGCCCCCGCGCCCCGTGCGCGGCCGCTTTTATAGCTCCTGCGCGCGCCCCGCCGGCTCGCTGATTGGCTGCGGCGCGCTCCGGCTCGCCCCGACCAATGGCGCCGCGGATCCAAATTCGGCCAATGGGAGCCGCCGGCGGCCGCGCCCGCGGAGCCGCccccgctgccggccccggccccgctccgggaGCGAGGGCAGCGCCGGGGAAACGCCTCCCGTCCGCCCGGCCCAGGAGAGCACGGGAGCACAGCCAGCCGCCTCCCCGGAACCCCGCTCCGTGCCATGGCTGTCGGTTCAGAAATAATCCTGTATTTTAAAGGGctactttaaaaatgtgttacTGTTATGATAAAAGAGAAGCTTTACTTTCAGTGGGAGCATTTACACCCCAGCACTACTGATAGGTGTATAAACTAGGCAGGAAGACATAACACAAGACGTTTCTCTTATTCTAGAGATAAATTACTTCAGTATTGCTGCAATCACTCACATTGGTGTTTTTAAGCTGAATTATCTGCCTCCAGGCTGAATCTTCTCAACTTTGGTAAACATAACTGATGTTGTCAGCTAAATTCCACAACAGaagttttttaataaagaaagaaTTTCGTGTTTCAAGAATTGTGTAAAGTTACATCACACAATATGCATTAGGTGGGCGGGCTCATGTAAATTTTACACATTCCCAGTATAGAGAACCGCTGTGCAAACATTTTTGATTGTCTCCAGAATTTGTGAAAACAGATTCAAAGTTTTCAAGTGTAAGTTTGATCAACTAATAACTTTGTCTCCTTAAAGCAGATTTTACCTCAAAACATGGCACATTCAGCTAAGCCTGAAACTTACAGCCAGCTAAATGTATTGTTTGAGGTATCTGTTAGTCTGCTATCCTAATATCAGCCACTACTAAAATTATGTCAGTCAATCTTCTAACATTAAAATTGTTTACTAATTTTTACTTAAGGTAGCCTGTCCATGATCCACCCAGTAGTTATCTGAGGCTTGATATGAAGCAAGCCTCCCAATCAAGAGTatacaaaataaattgttttttaattattactaGTATATCAGGACTTAAGTTTATACTAACTACCAATAAAAACTACAAGGGATGTTTAGGAACTTAAAAACAAGAACATAGCAGAAGCTTAGTGGGGAAAAAGTAAGTATATGTTATTTATAATGTGATTATtacttttcttttctgaggttCTGAATGCCTCTATCATCTTCCAAGGCAAGCGAAGAACCCTCGCCCCTCTCCACCTGCCTGTTAGTTTCTCACAAATCACAGGGAAAGTGGTATTTTGATACACTGAACATTTATTGTCTTTCacaagaaaaaatgaagtttcCCCAGCCAACAAAATCCCATCAAGATGACCATAAAGGGGATAGGATGCAAAACTCCAGTGTACAGTATACACAACAAATTACCTCCCTGACTACCCTGGAAGAAAGATGATTGATCAACCTCACTGCAACTAAAAACAtgattataaaatatttacagaaaaaaaaaaaacagtacagaaaataaaaactggacAACCATTTGTGTATGAAACGCTGCTAACACTTTTCTGGCTCGTTAAAAACCTGTTCCACTACCCTCACCAGAGCACTCATGGTGTGtaaggattttggggattttagcAGGGAATAGTCACCCCCATCCCCAGAGTACCATTATCTCCCTCTAAGGAAGGGGGAGGACTTGAGGGGAGCAGCATCGCCTCCTTTACTGCAATCTCCTTTCCCCAGGTGGACGTGGTGGCTCTGAAAGGAGGTGCCCAGGCACACCTCAGCTGCAGTGGTCTCTGCTCACAGCACACTGGCAAGTTAACCTGTGGGTAGGGAACTATTTCCAGTCATGCCCTTTCGTTGCTTGCAGGAGGActttcccttcttctccctccACAGTGTTCAGAGGGGCAGGAAAGCTGACCAGGACTACAACAGGTCACAGGAGACCTTCCATTTCTTTCATGAAGGCTTCATACACATCATCCTTTGTCTGTACAGAGATAGGGGCAGATGAGCCAGCCTTAGGGGCAGCTTTGGTTAAGGGCAGAGCAGGCTCATCCTCCTGCTTCCTctgggaggcggcggcggcccctTTGTTCTCGCGGCGCACGCGCAGCGCGGTGGGCACGAAGCGCGTGATCTCCGCCTTGGGGTTGGTGATCTGCGGCTTGGCGCTGATGGTGGCCGTGGCCTTCTTCTCGATGGTGGCCGCGCTGGTGTCATCCGCCTTGGGCCGCTGGATCAGGCTGGGCGGGGCGCTCAGCACCCCAGGATTTGGAATGGGAGCTGGTGGGAAGAGCCCAGGTGGGGCAGGTCCTAAGGGAGGCACCAGAGGCGGCCGTAACATGCCTGGGCGAGGAGGAGGGATacctggaagaagaaaaaagaaagcgtGAGCTGTCTCCACATCtggaaatttcaaaatatttgaggAAAAATGTGCACAGGCTCAGAATGCCaagaacaaaaagcaaaacGAAGCAACCCCCAACAagatgcagcagcactggctttaaaaaaaaaagaaaggttttcaaATCTGCATTAAATGCTGGGTTGAAAATGCTGTTCTTTGGGCTCTGAAAGCCACAGGAGCTTTTTATCATtcccttttaaatttaaaaaattattttctttttatcactcccttttaaatttaaagttaTAATCTGAGAATAAAGTTTCTTGACAATCCATCCCACTGGAATTTCAGAGTCATCAGAAATGTCTGACCCAGGCACAAAACATAAATACTCAGATCTCCAACTCATTTAGTGGAGCACCATTACAGCACCCAAAGAATGCTTCAGAAAGAGTCCAGCAGAGTAAAAATTTAAACtctgaaattccctttttttcaggGCAGATTTCTTGCTACCAAACCATGCACAGAATTTCCTTATTACTGCACAGAATAATGTAATAGCACACGGTACAATGCAGCCACCGCCAGGAACAAAGGCAAACTGGCAGCCAATTATGTCTCACTGGCTTTAT
It encodes:
- the LOC136556695 gene encoding histone H2B 1/2/3/4/6, with protein sequence MPEPAKSAPAPKKGSKKAVTKTQKKGDKKRKKSRKESYSIYVYKVLKQVHPDTGISSKAMGIMNSFVNDIFERIAGEASRLAHYNKRSTITSREIQTAVRLLLPGELAKHAVSEGTKAVTKYTSSK
- the LOC136556893 gene encoding histone H1; the encoded protein is MSETAPVAAPAVSAPGAKAAAKKPKKAASGSKARKPAGPSVTELITKAVSASKERKGLSLAALKKALAAGGYDVEKNNSRIKLGLKSLVSKGTLVQTKGTGASGSFKLNKKPGETKEKATKKKPAAKPKKPAAKKPASAAKKPKKAAAVKKSPKKAKKPAAAAAKKAAKSPKKAAKAGRPKKAAKSPAKAKAVKPKAAKPKAAKPKAAKAKKAAPKKK
- the LOC136556895 gene encoding histone H2A; its protein translation is MSGRGKQGGKARAKAKSRSSRAGLQFPVGRVHRLLRKGNYAERVGAGAPVYLAAVLEYLTAEILELAGNAARDNKKTRIIPRHLQLAIRNDEELNKLLGKVTIAQGGVLPNIQAVLLPKKTDSHKAKSK